In a genomic window of Quercus lobata isolate SW786 chromosome 4, ValleyOak3.0 Primary Assembly, whole genome shotgun sequence:
- the LOC115985175 gene encoding uncharacterized protein LOC115985175 has translation MAAAVAELTHQNQELRMEINLRRQTSEEREGGGQTQSRDDRENTEIGSQLRGTTSRAVPHLKEEMDQMRRVMEEMKENMRRTNPIEDLVHRTDSPFTASINGHSLLSKFKMPSLDSYDGTRDPFDHIATFKTTMHLQGVPDKIMCKAFPTTLKGPARVWFSKIPPNSVSSFEELSKLFVNNFIGGQRHKRSSSSLLTIEQGENESLRSFITRFNRKALSVDEADDKILLAAFHNGVNSDLFIYKLYEKEPQSMAELVHSAQNFMNADDAIIAKKRKRSERVDANPGRHLEQGPRPKKGQTEDRKDQDIKKQGSSARNQQYSSLNVPLEQVLMQIKDDPSLKWSEKMRGDPNKCNRNKYCRFHRDHGHDTDECFDLK, from the coding sequence ATGGCGGCCGCAGTGGCGGAGTTGACTCACCAAAACCAAGAATTAAGAATGGAGATTAATCTAAGGAGGCAGACGAGTGAAGAACGTGAGGGTGGAGGACAAACGCAGAGTCGTGATGACAGAGAGAACACTGAGATTGGAAGTCAGTTAAGAGGTACCACTTCACGAGCGGTGCCACATTTgaaggaagaaatggaccagATGAGAAGAgtcatggaggaaatgaaagaaaatatgagaAGGACAAATCCTATAGAAGACCTGGTCCACCGAACTGATTCCCcctttacggcttccatcaacggtcacTCTCTACTATCGAAGTTTAAGATGCCTTCTCTAGATTCGTACGACGGAACACGAGACCCGTTCGATCACATTGCTACCTTCAAGACCACCATGCATCTCCAAGGGGTTCCTGACAAAATAATGTGCAAAGCAttccctaccacccttaagGGCCCAGCACGAGTTTGGTTCAGCAAAATACCTCCGAATTCGgtgagttcttttgaagagttgagcAAACTGTTTGTTAACAACTTCATAGGAGGACAAAGACATAAGCGTTCCTCGTCCAGCCTATTGACCATAGAGCAGGGGGAGAACGAGAGTTTACGGTCGTTCATCACCCGTTTCAACAGAAAGGCCCTGAGTGTGGACGAAGCAGATGATAAGATCTTGTTGGCGGCTTTCCATAATGGGGTGAATTCGGATCTGTTCATTTACAAACTCTATGAAAAAGAACCCCAGTCTATGGCAGAACTTGTCCATTCGgcacaaaattttatgaatgcagatgACGCAATCAttgctaagaagaggaagaggtctGAGAGAGTAGACGCAAATCCCGGTCGCCACTTAGAGCAAGgccctcgtccaaagaagggacagACTGAAGACAGGAAAGACCAAGACATTAAGAAACAGGGCTCTTCAGCACGGAACCAGCAGTATAGCTCTTTGAACGTCCCACTTGAGCAGGTCCTAATGCAgatcaaggatgatccttccttGAAGTGGTCGGAGAAAATGAGGGGAGATCCCAACAAATGCAATCGGAACAAGTATTGCCGCTTCCACAGGGATCATGGTCACGATACGGATGAGTGTTTCGATTTAAAGTAG